A genomic window from Cryobacterium sp. SO2 includes:
- the purS gene encoding phosphoribosylformylglycinamidine synthase subunit PurS produces MPTIVVEVMPKAELLDPQGKAVAGALRRLGKTEITGVRVGKRFELTVEGPADAALLAEVQELADTVLSNSVIEDVTGIFVLEAAGETR; encoded by the coding sequence ATGCCAACCATCGTCGTAGAAGTTATGCCCAAGGCAGAACTGCTCGATCCCCAGGGCAAGGCCGTCGCCGGCGCCCTCCGCCGCCTCGGTAAGACCGAGATCACCGGCGTGCGCGTCGGCAAGCGGTTCGAACTCACCGTCGAGGGCCCCGCGGACGCCGCGCTGCTCGCCGAGGTGCAGGAACTCGCCGACACCGTTCTCTCCAACTCCGTGATCGAAGATGTCACTGGCATCTTCGTGCTCGAGGCCGCCGGGGAAACCCGCTGA
- the purQ gene encoding phosphoribosylformylglycinamidine synthase subunit PurQ → MRIGVVTFPGSLDDRDAQRAIRLAGATPVALWHGEHDLHGVDAIVLPGGFSYGDYLRCGAIASLSPIMAEVIDAANKGMPVLGICNGFQMLTEAHLLEGGLIRNEAGAFICRDQRLRIENSSTDWTNGFTANQEITIPLKNGEGGFIASTETLARLEGEGRVIARYLDVNPNGSLNDIAGVTNERGNVVGLMPHPEHAVEPGFGPDTAAAMRSGIDGLAFFTSVIERSLVNA, encoded by the coding sequence ATGCGCATCGGCGTCGTCACCTTCCCGGGCTCGCTCGACGACCGCGACGCCCAGCGCGCCATCCGCCTGGCCGGCGCCACCCCGGTGGCCCTCTGGCACGGCGAGCACGACCTGCACGGCGTCGACGCGATCGTGCTGCCCGGCGGGTTCAGCTACGGCGACTACCTGCGCTGCGGCGCCATCGCCAGCCTCTCGCCGATCATGGCCGAGGTCATCGACGCCGCCAACAAGGGGATGCCCGTGCTCGGCATCTGCAACGGCTTCCAGATGCTCACCGAGGCGCACCTGCTCGAGGGCGGGCTCATCCGCAACGAGGCCGGTGCGTTCATCTGCCGCGACCAGCGCCTGCGCATCGAGAACAGCTCGACCGACTGGACGAACGGTTTCACCGCCAACCAGGAGATCACCATCCCGCTGAAGAACGGCGAGGGCGGCTTCATCGCCTCGACCGAGACCCTGGCCCGCCTCGAGGGTGAAGGCCGCGTCATCGCCCGCTACCTCGACGTGAACCCGAACGGCTCGCTCAACGACATCGCCGGCGTCACCAACGAGCGTGGCAACGTCGTGGGCCTGATGCCGCACCCCGAGCACGCCGTTGAGCCCGGCTTCGGCCCCGACACCGCTGCCGCCATGCGCAGCGGCATCGACGGGCTTGCGTTCTTCACCTCGGTGATCGAGCGTTCGCTGGTCAACGCGTAG